Part of the Pseudomonadota bacterium genome is shown below.
TTGCCGGCGGCAACAAGTTTTGAGCCCTCGGAAAAAATAGCCTGAGCAAGGATAGTTGCGGTGGTGGTTCCGTCACCGGCAACATCGCTTGTTTTGGAAGCCACTTCTTTGACCATCTGGGCGCCCATATTTTGAAATCTGTCTTTTACTTCGATTTCCTTGGCAACACTGACACCGTCTTTGGTAATCGTTGGTGCGCCGTAGGATTTCTCAAGTAACACATTTCGGCCCTTAGGACCTAAGGTCACTTTAACCGCATCCGCCAGTATATTTACACCGGCCATGATGGACTCCCGGGCTTTTACACCATACCTAATATCTTTAGCAGCCATATACTCTTCTCCTCAAATATTTGAATTCTTTAATAAGCAGTACGTTCGAGACCGACAATCAACCAACAACACCAAGTATATCGTCTTCCCGCATGATAAGGTAGTCCTCACCATCAAGCTTCACATCCGTACCGCCGTACTTGCTGAACAATACACGGTTACCGACTTTCAAGTCAACCGGGGTCCGCACGCCCTTATCATTCATCTTGCCGCTTCCGACTGCCACAACTTCGCCCTCAGCGGGTTTTTCCTTTGCACTATCGGGAATAATAATGCCGCCTTTGGTAGTTTCCTCTTCCTTCAATCGCTTAACCAGAACTCGGTCATTAAGTGGACGAATTTTCATATACCGCCTCCATCAATTATTTTTTTATCCTTTAAATGAAACGAACAGCTTCATGCTGTCCGTAATAACTCATCCATATTGGCTTAAAACTTGAAAATCCCCTGAAAACAAGGGATTTCCGCCAAGTTGGCGAAACTATAGGTACTGGTGTTTAGAAAATCAAGGGGTTGGGCTAGATTTTTTTATATCGCAACCATCCATCCGTGGGGGTCTTCTTTCTCGCCGAACTGGATGGCCTGGAGCTCGTCAAATAATTTCTGGGCGAGCGCCCCTGTTCTGCCGCCATTCACCTGGCAGTCCTCACCACGGTAGTGAAGGGAACCCACCGGAGAAATCACTGCAGCGGTGCCGGTACCGAACACTT
Proteins encoded:
- the groES gene encoding co-chaperone GroES; the encoded protein is MKIRPLNDRVLVKRLKEEETTKGGIIIPDSAKEKPAEGEVVAVGSGKMNDKGVRTPVDLKVGNRVLFSKYGGTDVKLDGEDYLIMREDDILGVVG